From Montipora foliosa isolate CH-2021 chromosome 6, ASM3666993v2, whole genome shotgun sequence, a single genomic window includes:
- the LOC138005896 gene encoding uncharacterized protein — MGREGEGLESENGCLLKDLCRENGLVIGGTLFKHKKVHKMTWNSPYQRTINQIDHVMINQKWRRSLLYVKAVRGSDVGSDHHLVLAKLRLKLRRTSKKGSSLLYDSQRLRCETVRRQFTLELRNKFDLLDILPVDDINASYDKLKEAYSATSEKVLGHRKKQWKGWVSEGTWQKIEERKTTKQQLLAAAGQPADAVDETVEKYRTLDKEVKKSARQPRQETVCRGPRQGSTGRSR, encoded by the coding sequence ATGGGGAGAGAAGGAGAGGGATTGGAGAGTGAAAATGGCTGTCTACTCAAAGACTTGTGTCGTGAGAATGGGCTAGTCATAGGAGGAACTCTTTTCAAGCACAAGAAGGTTCACAAAATGACGTGGAACTCTCCATATCAGAGAACTATCAACCAGATCGATCATGTGATGATTAATCAAAAGTGGCGACGTTCTCTGCTGTACGTGAAAGCTGTGAGAGGCTCTGACGTTGGAAGTGACCATCACTTGGTGCTGGCAAAACTCCGCCTCAAGCTGAGAAGAACAAGCAAGAAGGGGTCTTCCCTCCTCTACGACTCACAGCGACTCCGATGTGAAACAGTGCGTAGGCAATTCACCTTGGAGTTAAGGAATAAGTTCGACTTGCTTGACATTCTCCCAGTTGACGATATCAACGCGTCATACGATAAGTTGAAGGAGGCCTACTCGGCCACCAGCGAGAAAGTGCTAGGACATCGCAAGAAGCAATGGAAAGGCTGGGTTTCCGAGGGCACCTGGCAGAAGATAGAGGAGAGAAAGACAACGAAGCAGCAGCTTTTGGCGGCAGCTGGGCAACCTGCTGATGCAGTTGACGAGACAGTGGAGAAATATAGGACCTTAGATAAGGAGGTGAAGAAGAGTGCTCGCCAGCCAAGACAAGAGACGGTTTGTCGAGGACCTCGGCAAGGAAGCACAGGACGCAGCAGATAG